The Pedobacter roseus genome contains a region encoding:
- a CDS encoding sensor histidine kinase yields the protein MQSAKEKIMTINFSKKWIKITLHILVWVVLITLPYIINVNRSRPPHPLSSYEENQFLRLNFISYFYWIAIFYLNHKVLIPSFFYRKKYLWYGLSFIGCLLLAITIHSILFRILLPDFDFNLGRTLWFNTPTFLLTIAASTAFTMISDRINEEKRALQREQENMKTELSFLRSQISPHFIFNVLNNIVALVRLKSNELEPTVMKLSGLMQYMLYETDEEKVSIKTETEYLQAYIDLQKQRFGKKVVIETNIDIESEFDEIEPMLLIPFIENAFKHGVGMIEKPQIFVDLKTENELLTFTVRNKYSEDETEVKDAASGIGLANVSRRLNLLYGKEHQLEIEKKDGWFNVYLTLKLTV from the coding sequence ATGCAAAGCGCCAAAGAAAAAATAATGACGATTAATTTCTCCAAAAAGTGGATAAAAATTACCCTGCATATTCTGGTATGGGTGGTTTTGATCACTTTGCCTTATATTATTAATGTTAACCGAAGCCGTCCTCCTCACCCGCTAAGCAGTTACGAAGAAAACCAGTTCCTGCGCTTAAATTTCATCAGTTACTTTTATTGGATTGCTATATTTTATTTAAATCATAAGGTTTTAATTCCATCATTTTTTTACAGAAAGAAATATTTGTGGTATGGCTTATCGTTTATTGGCTGTTTACTTTTAGCCATTACCATTCACTCTATATTATTCAGAATTTTACTGCCCGATTTTGATTTCAACCTTGGCCGTACACTTTGGTTTAATACACCTACATTTTTATTAACCATTGCCGCCAGTACCGCCTTTACCATGATCTCAGACAGGATTAACGAGGAGAAAAGAGCTTTGCAACGCGAACAAGAAAACATGAAAACAGAACTTTCATTTTTACGTTCACAGATCAGTCCACACTTTATTTTTAATGTTTTAAATAATATTGTAGCACTGGTAAGGCTTAAAAGCAATGAATTAGAGCCAACGGTGATGAAATTATCCGGTTTGATGCAATATATGCTTTATGAAACCGATGAAGAAAAAGTATCAATCAAAACCGAAACCGAGTACCTGCAGGCTTATATTGATTTGCAAAAACAGCGTTTCGGCAAAAAAGTAGTTATAGAAACGAACATTGATATCGAAAGTGAGTTTGATGAGATTGAACCCATGTTACTGATCCCGTTTATTGAAAATGCTTTTAAACATGGTGTTGGGATGATCGAAAAACCACAGATTTTTGTCGATTTAAAAACAGAAAACGAACTTTTAACCTTTACTGTCAGGAATAAATATAGCGAAGATGAGACTGAGGTAAAAGATGCTGCATCGGGCATTGGCCTTGCAAATGTAAGCAGAAGGTTAAATTTACTTTATGGCAAAGAACATCAGCTTGAAATTGAGAAAAAAGATGGCTGGTTTAATGTTTACCTCACTTTAAAATTAACAGTATGA
- a CDS encoding ABC transporter permease: MSIINLLKIAFRALKRNKLRAFLTMLGIIIGVAAVIAMMAIGEGSKQSIRSSLSGMGSNMITIMPQSNEPGGVRLQGSSIQTLKLEDITAIQKLQSKNINGLSPVVSTSGQAIKGGYNWPTTITGVSPDYLNIRQLKLQDGILFSENDVKSFAKVCLLGKTVIDNLFPDGSNPIGQIIRFKNIPFQVIGILEPKGQSNFGQDQDDIILAPFTTVQKRITATNYLQSIYASATTEASSAAATTEISDAIRESHRLTAAETDDFQVRTQAELISTISSTSSMLTVLLTAIAGISLFIGGIGIMNIMYVSVTERTREIGLRMSIGARGQDVLMQFLIEAILISITGGIIGVILGVSSAYLISYFLNWPILIAESSIIISFVVCAITGVFFGYYPAKKASNLDPIDALRYE, encoded by the coding sequence ATGAGCATTATAAATTTATTAAAGATTGCCTTCAGGGCATTAAAAAGAAATAAGCTACGTGCTTTTTTAACCATGCTCGGTATCATTATCGGGGTGGCCGCGGTAATTGCCATGATGGCGATTGGTGAAGGTTCAAAACAAAGTATCAGGTCTTCATTATCAGGAATGGGTTCTAATATGATTACCATAATGCCCCAAAGCAATGAACCTGGTGGTGTGCGTTTGCAGGGAAGCAGCATTCAGACTTTAAAATTGGAAGATATTACAGCAATTCAAAAGTTGCAATCTAAAAATATAAACGGTTTATCTCCAGTGGTCTCTACCAGCGGACAGGCCATTAAAGGTGGTTATAACTGGCCAACCACCATTACCGGGGTAAGTCCTGATTATTTGAATATCCGCCAGTTAAAACTTCAGGATGGGATTCTTTTTTCTGAAAATGATGTAAAAAGCTTCGCCAAGGTTTGTCTGTTGGGTAAAACCGTAATTGATAATTTATTTCCTGACGGAAGCAATCCGATCGGGCAGATCATCAGGTTTAAAAATATCCCTTTTCAGGTAATCGGTATTTTAGAGCCTAAAGGACAGAGTAATTTTGGTCAGGATCAGGATGATATTATCCTTGCTCCTTTCACCACCGTACAAAAAAGAATTACGGCGACCAATTATTTACAAAGTATTTATGCTTCTGCAACAACTGAAGCTTCGAGCGCAGCTGCCACAACCGAAATTTCGGATGCCATAAGAGAAAGCCACAGGTTAACCGCGGCAGAAACCGACGACTTTCAGGTACGTACACAGGCTGAATTAATCAGTACCATTAGTTCTACAAGCAGTATGCTTACCGTTCTTTTAACTGCTATTGCTGGTATATCACTATTTATTGGCGGTATAGGGATTATGAATATTATGTATGTTTCGGTTACCGAACGTACCCGCGAAATTGGTTTACGCATGTCGATTGGTGCCCGCGGACAAGATGTTTTAATGCAGTTTTTAATAGAGGCCATTTTAATCAGTATCACAGGCGGAATTATCGGCGTGATATTGGGGGTAAGTTCAGCATATCTCATCTCCTATTTCTTAAACTGGCCCATCTTAATTGCAGAATCTTCGATCATTATTTCCTTTGTTGTATGTGCCATCACAGGTGTTTTCTTTGGATATTATCCAGCAAAAAAGGCATCTAATTTAGATCCGATTGATGCATTAAGATACGAATAG
- a CDS encoding LytR/AlgR family response regulator transcription factor encodes MIKCLAIDDEPLALQLLADNISRIPFLELVASCDDAFAANKIMQEQSIDLIFIDIQMPGITGLQFIQSLVKKPMVIIVTAYKQYALDGFALDVVDYLMKPVSLDRFMKACNKAKDLYELKQSAEHNNLPKQDYMFVNVGYSLMKISFNELTYVEGLKDYIQIHTSTSPKAAVVRMSMKSIEEQLPAYFERIHKSYIVNINKITSIRKNALFIDDKELPVSDSYKQVIEKLTK; translated from the coding sequence ATGATAAAATGTTTAGCCATTGATGATGAGCCTTTAGCCCTGCAATTACTGGCTGACAACATTAGCCGTATTCCTTTTTTAGAATTGGTGGCCAGTTGTGATGATGCTTTTGCTGCCAATAAAATAATGCAGGAACAATCGATAGACCTTATTTTTATCGATATCCAGATGCCGGGCATTACGGGTTTACAATTTATTCAGAGTTTGGTTAAAAAACCAATGGTAATTATTGTTACGGCATATAAACAATATGCTTTGGATGGCTTTGCACTCGATGTGGTGGATTATTTAATGAAACCGGTATCGCTCGATCGTTTTATGAAGGCCTGTAATAAGGCAAAAGATCTTTACGAACTCAAACAATCAGCAGAACATAACAATCTACCCAAACAGGATTATATGTTTGTAAATGTGGGCTACAGTTTAATGAAGATTAGTTTTAACGAGCTTACTTACGTAGAAGGACTTAAAGATTATATCCAGATCCATACCTCTACAAGTCCAAAAGCCGCGGTGGTGCGTATGAGTATGAAAAGTATAGAAGAACAACTGCCCGCTTATTTTGAAAGGATCCATAAATCGTATATCGTAAATATTAATAAAATAACATCCATTAGAAAAAATGCTTTATTTATTGATGATAAAGAATTGCCGGTAAGCGACAGCTATAAACAGGTAATTGAAAAGTTGACTAAATAA
- a CDS encoding FAD-binding oxidoreductase, which produces MNFTKINPEILAEIKAAIGADKVFTDAESLENYSHDETEDLHYQPEIVVKPNSTEEVSALLKICNAHHVPVTPRGGGTGLSGAALPIYGGVSLSMEKFKAIIDIDTENLQATVEPGVITEEFINAVAEKGLLYPVDPSSKGSCFIGGNVAHGSGGPRVVKYGTIREYILNLEVVLPNGDIIWTGANTLKYASGYNLTQLMIGSEGTLGVVTKIVTKLLPKPTQSVLMMGSFNTNEDACAAVSAIFRAGVTPSALEFMERKGVEWVIKFDDIKFDLKDDVAALLMIEFDGDDLDDIFKNCEKTNVVLEEHSCTEVLFADTASQKEELWRMRRTMAESVKSNSVYKEEDTVVPRAALPKLISGIKEIGTKYGFESVCYGHAGDGNLHVNIIKAGMSDEDWKNKLKFGISEIFELTTALGGTLSGEHGIGLVQKEFMPIKYSEIHLNLMRGIKNVFDPNGILNPGKIMPEELKKSSF; this is translated from the coding sequence ATGAATTTTACCAAGATAAATCCTGAAATTTTAGCAGAAATTAAAGCTGCAATAGGAGCAGATAAGGTTTTTACTGATGCCGAAAGTTTAGAAAATTATAGTCATGATGAAACGGAAGATTTACACTATCAGCCAGAAATCGTAGTGAAACCAAATTCTACGGAGGAGGTTTCAGCCTTATTAAAAATCTGTAATGCACATCATGTTCCGGTAACGCCACGCGGTGGTGGTACAGGTTTAAGTGGTGCTGCTCTGCCGATTTATGGTGGCGTTTCCTTATCAATGGAAAAATTTAAAGCCATTATCGATATCGATACCGAGAACTTACAGGCAACGGTTGAGCCGGGTGTAATTACAGAAGAATTTATCAATGCTGTAGCCGAAAAAGGACTTCTTTATCCGGTTGATCCAAGTAGCAAAGGTTCTTGTTTTATTGGTGGTAATGTGGCACATGGTTCTGGTGGACCAAGAGTGGTGAAATACGGAACGATACGTGAATATATCCTGAATCTGGAAGTGGTTTTACCTAATGGTGATATCATCTGGACGGGTGCAAATACTTTAAAATACGCATCAGGTTATAATTTAACGCAGTTAATGATCGGTTCGGAAGGGACTTTAGGCGTAGTAACTAAAATCGTTACTAAATTATTACCTAAACCAACACAATCGGTTCTAATGATGGGCTCTTTCAATACAAATGAAGATGCCTGTGCAGCTGTCTCAGCAATTTTTAGGGCAGGGGTTACGCCATCTGCTTTAGAGTTTATGGAAAGGAAAGGCGTGGAGTGGGTAATTAAATTTGACGATATAAAATTCGATTTAAAAGATGATGTTGCTGCATTGTTGATGATAGAATTTGATGGTGATGATTTAGATGATATTTTCAAAAACTGCGAAAAAACCAATGTGGTTTTAGAAGAGCACAGCTGTACGGAAGTTTTGTTTGCGGATACTGCTTCTCAAAAAGAAGAACTTTGGCGGATGCGCAGAACCATGGCAGAATCGGTAAAATCCAATTCTGTATACAAAGAGGAAGATACCGTTGTTCCTCGCGCGGCTTTGCCTAAATTAATCAGCGGAATAAAAGAAATTGGCACAAAATACGGTTTCGAAAGTGTTTGTTATGGCCACGCCGGTGATGGAAATCTGCATGTAAACATCATTAAGGCTGGAATGAGCGACGAAGACTGGAAAAACAAACTCAAATTCGGCATTTCCGAAATATTTGAATTAACCACGGCATTAGGCGGTACATTATCCGGTGAACATGGCATTGGCCTGGTACAAAAAGAATTTATGCCGATCAAATATTCCGAAATTCACCTCAATTTAATGAGGGGCATTAAAAATGTTTTTGATCCAAATGGAATATTAAACCCAGGCAAAATTATGCCTGAAGAGCTAAAGAAGTCAAGTTTTTAA
- a CDS encoding dihydroneopterin aldolase, producing the protein MSHFKQTVALKDVKCFALHGYYSEEQLIGNHFVVDLETEFLPQGFDDELGQTVNYEDLNYIILEEMQHTQKLLETVLKNIISKVIELYPFVNTVNVSMKKLNPPMPGQIGHSFVKLTYTSAK; encoded by the coding sequence ATGAGCCATTTCAAACAAACAGTAGCTTTAAAAGATGTAAAATGCTTTGCCCTTCATGGTTATTATTCAGAGGAGCAACTTATTGGAAATCATTTTGTTGTAGATTTAGAAACAGAATTTCTACCACAGGGTTTTGATGATGAGCTGGGACAAACCGTTAATTACGAGGACCTGAATTACATCATCCTTGAAGAAATGCAACATACACAAAAACTTTTGGAAACGGTTTTGAAGAATATTATTTCAAAAGTGATCGAATTGTATCCTTTTGTAAATACCGTAAACGTGAGCATGAAGAAATTAAATCCTCCTATGCCTGGCCAAATCGGGCATTCTTTTGTTAAACTAACTTACACATCAGCCAAATAA
- a CDS encoding nicotinamide mononucleotide adenylyltransferase produces the protein MEREILDTKRKALKINLDPRIYGTFAEIGAGQEVSRNFFNAGAASGTVAKTMSAYDMTFSDAIYGAESNGRYVSQNRLLQMLDHEFGLLNERLSGEKYESRTFFAFADTVTTLNYKRTNEPHGWVGIRFQSEPGGSPNEIFFHVRLLDTDVNMQQRVLGIIGVNLLYAAFYHYQDPKLMVESLADNLTIGSVEIDLISVKGPAFPEVDNILLNLYMIMKDFSAAAIFDADAHPRQAKDLLYKKDIMILRTKYGQKSLPNFNLFNKATDQFKRTNKVEEGNLAVMIEVLLTNVLTDGQETPDDIDLETVAKRAQEMCDTGNIVIVSNFTRHNRLAKYLARCKPKSVGLATNINNLKFVFNSKNFTGENYSGQLLSYVNDMFNTNVRLFAYPFLDKKTNQVITTANMPVTPEAKPLFDFLLINGYITDIKDYSEDEVKTV, from the coding sequence ATGGAGAGAGAAATTCTGGATACAAAGCGTAAAGCACTTAAAATAAACCTTGACCCACGAATTTACGGCACCTTTGCTGAGATAGGAGCGGGACAGGAAGTTTCGAGAAACTTTTTTAATGCTGGCGCAGCATCCGGAACGGTTGCCAAAACGATGTCGGCTTACGACATGACTTTTAGTGACGCCATTTATGGAGCAGAAAGTAATGGCCGTTATGTAAGTCAGAACCGCCTTTTGCAGATGCTCGACCATGAATTTGGCTTGCTTAATGAGCGTTTATCGGGCGAAAAATACGAAAGCCGTACTTTTTTTGCTTTCGCTGATACGGTTACTACCCTGAATTATAAACGTACAAACGAGCCTCATGGCTGGGTTGGTATTCGTTTTCAGAGCGAACCGGGTGGTTCACCAAATGAGATATTTTTTCACGTACGTTTGTTGGATACGGATGTAAATATGCAACAACGTGTTTTGGGAATTATTGGTGTAAACTTACTTTATGCCGCTTTTTACCATTATCAGGATCCAAAACTAATGGTAGAATCGTTAGCTGATAATTTAACCATCGGATCAGTAGAAATCGACCTGATTTCGGTTAAAGGTCCGGCATTTCCTGAGGTGGATAACATCTTGCTTAATCTGTACATGATTATGAAAGATTTTTCTGCAGCGGCCATTTTCGATGCAGATGCTCATCCACGTCAGGCCAAAGATCTTTTATACAAGAAAGATATCATGATTTTACGTACCAAATATGGTCAGAAATCATTGCCTAACTTTAATTTATTCAATAAAGCTACCGATCAGTTTAAACGTACAAACAAGGTAGAAGAGGGGAACCTCGCCGTAATGATTGAGGTTCTGTTAACCAACGTTTTAACAGATGGACAAGAAACCCCTGATGATATCGATCTGGAAACAGTAGCTAAAAGAGCACAGGAAATGTGCGATACGGGTAACATTGTGATCGTATCTAACTTTACACGCCACAATCGTTTAGCGAAATATCTGGCAAGGTGCAAACCTAAAAGTGTTGGCTTGGCAACAAACATCAACAACTTAAAATTTGTATTCAATTCTAAAAATTTTACGGGCGAAAACTATTCGGGTCAGTTATTAAGCTATGTGAACGATATGTTTAATACCAATGTGCGGCTATTTGCTTATCCTTTCCTGGATAAAAAAACCAATCAGGTAATTACCACAGCCAATATGCCGGTTACACCAGAGGCAAAACCTTTATTCGATTTCCTCTTGATAAACGGATATATTACTGATATTAAAGATTATAGCGAGGACGAGGTGAAGACGGTGTAA
- a CDS encoding Txe/YoeB family addiction module toxin, whose product MFIELSEHPETGIGKPERLKFDLSGYWSRQVNRKDRLIYKIEENIVTVTIVSALGHYGDK is encoded by the coding sequence ATTTTCATAGAACTATCAGAGCATCCTGAAACGGGAATTGGAAAACCTGAAAGACTTAAATTTGATTTATCAGGTTATTGGTCAAGACAGGTCAACAGGAAAGATAGATTGATCTATAAAATAGAAGAAAACATCGTTACCGTTACTATAGTCTCAGCACTTGGTCATTACGGCGATAAATAA
- a CDS encoding Hsp20/alpha crystallin family protein codes for MTLVNFNNRTRNTAPYFNNVFDSLFSDAVTKNKMVDKSPNVNIHENEAAYVIELAAPGLKKEDFQINLKKDTLSVWAEVKKDETQVAKDFTRKEFDYSSFARSFNLPDSADGDNITAEYKDGILSINISKKDDAKLQHKEIVVS; via the coding sequence ATGACATTAGTAAATTTTAACAACAGAACCCGTAACACAGCTCCTTACTTTAACAATGTTTTTGATTCATTGTTTAGTGATGCAGTAACTAAAAACAAAATGGTTGATAAATCGCCAAATGTAAACATTCATGAAAATGAAGCTGCGTATGTTATTGAGCTAGCTGCTCCGGGATTAAAAAAAGAAGATTTTCAGATTAATTTAAAAAAAGACACGCTTTCTGTTTGGGCAGAAGTTAAAAAAGACGAAACCCAGGTAGCTAAAGATTTTACACGTAAAGAATTTGATTACAGCTCATTTGCAAGGTCATTTAATTTACCTGATAGTGCCGATGGTGATAACATTACTGCTGAATATAAAGATGGTATTTTATCGATCAACATCAGCAAAAAAGACGATGCTAAATTACAACATAAAGAAATTGTAGTATCGTAA
- a CDS encoding acyl-CoA thioesterase: MTDIKAFSDKFNYKTNIHLRFIDFDMMGHVNNSIYFTYLEIARTKYWEEIIKWDWKKTGIVIAHAELDYILPIVMNDKIAIHVKTSRIGNTSFDLDYQIVKLKGNEEVICSKGKTVCIAVDYATGKPTAIPEEEKQKMLGFEQLG; encoded by the coding sequence TTGACAGACATAAAGGCTTTTTCAGACAAATTCAACTATAAAACCAATATCCATTTGCGCTTTATTGATTTCGATATGATGGGTCATGTAAATAATTCTATCTATTTTACTTACCTTGAAATTGCCAGAACCAAATATTGGGAAGAAATTATAAAATGGGACTGGAAGAAAACCGGAATCGTGATTGCCCACGCAGAACTTGATTATATTCTACCGATTGTAATGAATGATAAAATCGCCATTCATGTGAAAACATCGAGGATTGGCAATACCAGTTTTGACCTGGATTATCAGATTGTTAAACTAAAAGGAAATGAAGAAGTAATTTGCAGTAAAGGCAAAACCGTTTGCATTGCGGTTGATTATGCTACGGGTAAACCCACCGCTATTCCAGAAGAAGAAAAACAGAAAATGCTGGGTTTTGAGCAACTAGGGTAA
- a CDS encoding ABC transporter ATP-binding protein: protein MEQKILDIHDLKREFVMGDQTVRALKGITFDIKAGEFVTIMGSSGSGKTTLLNILGCLDKPTEGSYLLDGVDVKSLNRDELAGLRNTKIGFVFQAYNLLPRTSALENVELPLFYNKTITAEERKERAIKSLESVKLAERFDHTPSQLSGGQQQRVAIARALVNHPVMILADEATGNLDTRTSYEIMALMQELNAEGKTIVFVTHEPDIASFSTRTIMLRDGKIQKDSINQNQRSAREALANLPESDDY from the coding sequence ATGGAACAGAAGATATTAGATATACACGATTTAAAACGTGAGTTTGTAATGGGAGATCAAACTGTTAGGGCTTTAAAAGGCATCACTTTTGATATCAAGGCCGGCGAATTTGTAACCATTATGGGCAGTAGTGGTTCGGGTAAAACGACGCTTTTAAACATTCTGGGTTGTTTAGATAAGCCTACTGAGGGCAGTTATCTGCTTGATGGTGTTGATGTTAAAAGCTTAAACCGTGATGAACTGGCTGGTTTGCGCAATACCAAAATCGGCTTTGTTTTCCAGGCTTATAACTTGTTGCCCAGAACATCGGCACTGGAAAATGTTGAATTGCCCTTATTCTACAATAAAACCATTACGGCTGAAGAACGCAAAGAAAGGGCCATTAAATCGCTCGAATCGGTAAAACTTGCTGAACGTTTTGATCATACCCCAAGTCAGCTTTCTGGTGGTCAGCAACAGCGTGTAGCCATCGCCCGGGCTTTAGTTAATCACCCGGTGATGATTTTGGCAGATGAAGCTACAGGAAACCTGGATACCCGAACCTCTTATGAGATTATGGCTTTGATGCAGGAATTGAATGCAGAAGGAAAAACAATCGTTTTCGTTACACACGAGCCTGATATCGCTTCTTTTAGCACCAGAACGATTATGCTTCGCGATGGAAAAATCCAAAAGGACAGCATTAACCAAAATCAACGTTCGGCCAGAGAGGCACTTGCCAATTTACCAGAATCTGACGATTACTAA
- a CDS encoding efflux RND transporter periplasmic adaptor subunit codes for MKKKTIFIIIGIAVALFAVWYFALRKKEQVVVLETEKPKMGYISENVTATGKVQPVDTVAVGTQVSGTIKTLYADFNSKVKKGQLLAELDKTLFEATVNQYQANLVSAQSALVYQQGNFSRQSNLYKVGAVSKADYDNALYTYNASKASVNSIKAQLASAQKNLSLASIYSPIDGTVLSRSVSEGTTVAASFSTPTIFSIAKDLTKMQVEASVDEADVGDISKGERATFTVDAFLNDTFKGTIQEIRLSPSISSNVVTYKTIINTSNDANKLKPGMTANITIFTKEVNNALLIPTKAIKFAPDSTLAGKYQMTWVNPDRKPAGADEAYVWVQKSPKELVQKKIKTGINDNTHVEVLSGLAAADVVITGSQSMGKSQAAAQGQSSPFMPKRPGGNRRK; via the coding sequence ATGAAAAAGAAAACAATATTTATTATCATCGGTATCGCAGTTGCATTGTTTGCGGTTTGGTACTTCGCGCTGCGTAAAAAAGAACAGGTGGTTGTTCTCGAAACCGAAAAACCTAAAATGGGTTATATTTCAGAAAATGTTACCGCCACAGGTAAAGTGCAACCGGTTGATACGGTGGCTGTAGGTACCCAGGTTTCGGGAACCATTAAAACGCTTTATGCCGATTTTAACTCGAAGGTTAAAAAAGGACAGCTGCTTGCCGAATTGGATAAAACCTTGTTTGAAGCGACTGTAAACCAATATCAGGCCAACCTGGTTAGCGCTCAAAGTGCATTGGTTTACCAGCAGGGCAATTTCAGCCGTCAAAGTAATTTGTATAAAGTTGGTGCGGTAAGCAAAGCAGATTATGATAATGCACTATATACCTATAATGCTTCAAAAGCATCTGTTAACAGCATTAAGGCTCAACTTGCTTCTGCTCAAAAGAACCTGTCACTGGCCAGTATTTACTCTCCCATTGATGGAACCGTGCTTTCGAGAAGTGTTAGTGAAGGAACAACCGTAGCGGCAAGCTTTAGCACACCAACCATTTTCAGTATTGCGAAAGACCTTACCAAAATGCAAGTTGAAGCCTCTGTAGATGAGGCAGATGTAGGCGATATTTCAAAAGGAGAAAGAGCAACATTTACTGTTGATGCCTTTCTAAACGATACATTTAAAGGAACCATTCAGGAGATCAGGTTAAGTCCGTCCATTTCATCAAATGTAGTTACCTATAAAACCATTATTAATACTTCAAATGATGCAAATAAGTTAAAACCCGGTATGACAGCAAACATCACCATCTTCACAAAAGAGGTAAACAATGCACTGCTGATCCCTACCAAAGCTATAAAATTTGCTCCGGATTCAACTTTAGCTGGTAAATATCAAATGACCTGGGTTAATCCAGACAGAAAACCGGCCGGCGCCGATGAAGCTTATGTTTGGGTACAAAAAAGCCCGAAAGAGCTGGTGCAGAAGAAAATTAAAACTGGTATAAACGACAATACACATGTTGAAGTTTTATCAGGATTAGCAGCGGCAGATGTAGTAATTACAGGTTCACAAAGCATGGGTAAAAGTCAGGCGGCAGCACAAGGTCAATCTAGTCCTTTTATGCCAAAACGCCCAGGCGGTAACAGAAGGAAATAA
- a CDS encoding DUF2683 family protein, translated as MTIIAHPKNKKQEAAIEAVLKALDVSFQKEEESPYNPEFVAKIKARAASAEKGNVTRIKDPNNIWESIL; from the coding sequence ATGACTATAATCGCACATCCTAAAAACAAAAAACAAGAAGCTGCAATCGAAGCTGTTTTAAAAGCTTTAGATGTTTCTTTTCAAAAAGAAGAAGAAAGTCCTTACAATCCGGAATTTGTAGCAAAAATTAAAGCAAGAGCTGCCAGTGCAGAAAAAGGCAATGTAACGAGAATTAAAGATCCTAATAATATATGGGAAAGTATTTTATAG